A region of Trichoplusia ni isolate ovarian cell line Hi5 chromosome 21, tn1, whole genome shotgun sequence DNA encodes the following proteins:
- the LOC113504286 gene encoding uncharacterized protein LOC113504286, translated as MEYSNTDPESAFDFVLEPDLAFRDVQYSQTSIYAHWFITSNEDVADFILYIRDDTNKLHFSSDVAYNIRSLTITIENDFKKSLQEGKTHEICIQAKNSNGTPRKWFPSQCQKLLEDYNSWPKKLVVDKRRLTKKRVKYTWFGNSVLGLVSDSILITLCIFLSVCFKITDFDF; from the exons ATGGAGTATAGCAACACTGATCCGGAAAGTgcctttgattttgttttggaaCCTGATTTGGCGTTTAGGGATGTTCAATA ttCTCAAACATCAATATACGCGCACTGGTTCATAACATCCAACGAAGATGTAGCTGATTTCATCCTCTACATTCGGGACGACACAAATAAACTACACTTTTCATCCGACGTCGCTTACAACATCCGCTCCTTAACCATCACCATCgaaaacgacttcaaaaagtcCCTTCAAGAAGGTAAAACTCACGAAATATGTATACAAGCGAAGAATTCAAATGGTACCCCAAGAAAATGGTTCCCAAGCCAGTGTCAGAAGCTTCTAGAAGATTATAATTCTTGGCCCAAGAAGTTGGTGGTTGATAAGAGACGGTTGACTAAGAAACGTGTGAAGTACACTTGGTTTGGTAACAGTGTGCTAGGGTTAGTTAGCgattcaatattaataactcTATGTATATTCCTGAgtgtgtgttttaaaattacagattttgatttttag